The following are encoded together in the Peromyscus leucopus breed LL Stock chromosome 1, UCI_PerLeu_2.1, whole genome shotgun sequence genome:
- the Fan1 gene encoding fanconi-associated nuclease 1 isoform X2, with amino-acid sequence MSPGKSPDQKRPRRSLSTSKTTKSQSHSIISYFNNVPPAKLACSICHKMVPRYDLIQHLAESCANNGDVVQVEPVQAGLTNPKVPKSNLPSIALEDVTPQKLSPPKRSLTPVQCGSKLGTQHQTSPYFKDASVCRIQNELQNQNVEIMSLGSLSSKLSRKYIKVKKSLDRKEGLAIHCPQSSPSTAGTSLVDVCSETEDKDEVLNSFQKENTFSCASLKEENASEHKVESSKITEDESREASRGESALTPASSAPAPALCSLDLTLANNMKSAPGDSLVKQEDARGVGAGVAKQLEACSSEEVEMIVDAEVQTPVSGHEVESNSRVDVSTGTNSRETPKIYSPLKQGSSCEVPRETAQPPLSHPYYLRSFLVVLQAILENEEDMKLFDEQEKGIITKFYQLSASGQKLYVRLFQRKLTWIKMGKLEYEEIASDLTPVVEELKDTGFLQTESELEELSDVLELLSAPELKALAKTFHVVSPAGQKQQLVDAFLKLARQRSVCTWGKTQSGIRAVILKRAKDLAGRSLRVCKGPRAVFSRVLLLFSLTDSMEDEEAACGGQGQLSTVLLVNLGRMEFPQYTVSRKTQIFRDREDLIRYAAAAHMLSDLSAAMANGNWEEAKELSQSAKRDWDQLKSHPSLRYHEALPLFLRCFTVGWIYTRIFSRAVEVLERLRLYEEAVEELESLLSQKVYCPDSRGRWWDRLALNLHQHLKRLEAVQRLGEVVRGDVGPDPLQYNWFLRWR; translated from the exons GCCACCTGCTAAACTTGCATGTTCAATTTGTCATAAAATGGTGCCTAGGTATGACCTAATTCAGCATCTTGCTGAGTCCTGTGCTAACAATGGTGATGTCGTTCAGGTTGAGCCTGTGCAGGCTGGTTTAACAAATCCAAAGGTGCCCAAGTCAAATTTACCCAGTATTGCTTTAGAAGACGTAACACCTCAGAAGTTGTCACCACCAAAGAGAAGTTTAACCCCTGTCCAATGTGGTTCAAAACTGGGCACACAACACCAGACCAGTCCCTACTTTAAAGATGCTTCGGTGTGCAGAATTCAAAACGAGCTGCAAAATCAGAATGTGGAAATTATGTCTCTGGGGAGTCTGTCGTCTAAATTGTccagaaaatacataaaagttaAGAAATCCCTGGATAGGAAGGAGGGACTAGCCATTCATTGTCCACAGAGTTCTCCATCCACAGCTGGCACCAGCCTGGTTGATGTATGTTCAGAGACGGAGGACAAAGATGAGGTTTTGAacagttttcaaaaggaaaacacGTTTTCTTGTGCATCACTAAAGGAAGAGAATGCTTCAGAACACAAGGTAGAGAGCAGTAAAATCACGGAAGATGAAAGCCGGGAAGCTTCCCGCGGGGAGTCAGCCCTCACCCCTGCATCTTCAGCTCCTGCTCCCGCATTGTGTTCATTAGATTTAACTCTTGCGAATAACATGAAGTCTGCTCCAGGAGACAGTCTTGTAAAGCAAGAGGATGCCAGAGGGGTCGGTGCGGGGGTTGCTAAACAGCTCGAGGCATGCAGCAGTGAAGAGGTAGAAATGATTGTCGATGCCGAGGTTCAAACGCCAGTGTCTGGTCACGAGGTGGAATCAAACAGTCGCGTGGACGTTTCTACAGGGACTAACAGCCGAGAGACACCAAAGATTTACAGCCCCCTGAAGCAGGGATCCAGTTGTGAGGTTCCCAGGGAGACAGCTCAACCTCCCCTGAGCCACCCATACTACCTGAGGAGCTTCCTGGTGGTGCTGCAGGCCATCCTTGAGAATGAGGAGGACATGAAGCTCTTCGATGAACAGGAGAAGGGGATTATAACCAAGTTTTACCAGTTGTCAG CTAGTGGTCAGAAGTTGTATGTAAGGCTCTTTCAGCGTAAATTAACCTGGATCAAGATGGGTAAACTGGAGTACGAAGAGATTGCCTCAGACTTAACCCCCGTGGTTGAAGAATTAAAGGACACGGGCTTCCTTCAGACAG AATCTGAGTTGGAGGAACTCTCTGATGTACTTGAACTCCTTTCTGCTCCTGAACTGAAAGCCCTGGCCAAAACCTTCCACGTGGTGAGCCCTGCTgggcagaagcagcagctggtAGATGCCTTTCTCAAGCTGGCCAGACAGCGCTCAGTCTGCACTTGGGGCAAGACTCAGTCCGGAATCAGAGCAGTGATTTTGAAAAG agcTAAAGACTTGGCTGGACGGTCCCTGCGAGTCTGTAAAGGCCCCAGGGCTGTGTTTTCCCGGGTCTTGCTGCTGTTTTCCTTGACTGATTCCATGGAAGATGAAGAAGCTGCTTGTGGGGGTCAAGGTCAGCTTTCTACCGTGCTGTTGGTCAACCTGGGCCGAATGGAATTTCCTCAGTATACTGTCAGCCGGAAGACCCAGATcttcagggacagagaggacctCATCAG ATATGCAGCGGCCGCACACATGCTGAGTGACCTTTCCGCTGCCATGGCCAATGGGAACTGGGAAGAAGCTAAGGAGCTTTCCCAGAGTGCAAAAAGAGACTGGGACCAACTGAAGAGCCACCCTTCGCTGAG GTACCACGAGGCCTTGCCCCTCTTCCTGCGCTGCTTTACTGTGGGGTGGATTTACACGCGGATTTTCTCCCGGGCTGTTGAAGTGTTGGAGAGACTTCGGCTGTATGAG GAAGCCGTTGAGGAACTGGAAAGCCTCCTGTCTCAGAAAGTCTACTGTCCTGACAGCAGAGGGCGCTGGTGGGATCGCCTGGCTCTTAACCTGCACCAGCACCTGAAGCGTCTGGAAGCG GTGCAAAGACTAGGAGAGGTCGTCAGAGGTGATGTTGGGCCAGATCCCTTGCAGTACAACTGGTTCCTGAGATGGAGATGA